The Gossypium hirsutum isolate 1008001.06 chromosome A03, Gossypium_hirsutum_v2.1, whole genome shotgun sequence genome contains the following window.
TCTTATGCAATGACCAAGTTAACATAAAAGAAAGATACAACAGGTGCTCTTCatggaatttatttattttcttaatttcattTGAAGCAAAAGATATTCAAAGAGACAATCTTTTAACTCTTTCATTTAAGTCTTTATTGAGCATATTATACACTTGATTAtgattattttggaaaataaaatttttataattatttttagatttttttaaaaattaacttaaacaaatatattcgattcgactTGACTagaattctatttatttaaaaaaattaaattgaatttaattaataaataaaatttatcaacTCAACTAACTCGAATTTTTTCAAACGTTTTATCTCGCCTCGATTGAGCCTTTACCTCTACGGTTAAGGTTTTGTTTTAAGAGGGAGGTTGAGGTTTGGCTAAATAAAAGTAATTGAGACAGAGagtaaacataaaaaaatggaaatttatttaatttgcaGCTAATTATCTTCTTGATTGTttgaaataataaatgaattcaaCTTTTTTTTGGGAATGCAATTGGAGTTCTAgtttgtataattattttaaaaattttagtcatAGCTTTTATAAAGTTTTTGAGTTAAATATCTTAAATGTTCATAATTGTGgtataaatttcaaattaatatttcaatttaaaatgattataattaagttatcaaatagtaaaattatattaattaagttgtttTGCTAGTTGGATTGAGTTTGGACATTAAATATCTTAGATTTGATATAGAGCATATTTCAAACACGTTTGTACTTATTAAACCGataatttaaactttttaaattatCATGCGAGCTGCCCGTTAgtactgttaaaattttaatagtttaatcatCTTTTACATTCAACAAAAaacaaattgattaaaatttgaaatttaaatatttaattgataaaaaattaaaataaaagtgacaaaaaaattgttaaaagctaaatttatatttatgtagTACCTTACTTTAAATACTAActaacattttaatatttaaattgacaTTAAACTGAATCTGATTAATagataaaattcaattaaaacatttaaaatttgaatCTTTGTGCAATTAgtcctattttttttttcttcatcccAAGTTAGGCGATCAAAAACAACATGCAAATAcaataatataccaaaattaacatAGATTTTAAATATaaggaaagaaggaaagaaacgAACAAACAGTGGGGACCAGTTGTTTTGAAGCGTGCGTCTTTGACCGGCTTCCGCTTTTCCTTTtaattccctttttttttttcatttcattaagCTGTATATCTCTCAAATAAATctctaataataatattaatcataGTGTAATAATAACgtaattagtaaatttttttaattctccCTGAAACCACATTTTGCTGACTTAATGCTACTTTGACTAAGCCAAACAAAAATGTTTGAAAAAACCCAGTctactataaattttttttttcataattttctttaaaaaagtatttttcatagttgaaaaataaaagaaaaaaataaaaataactccgattcttcctttctttttctttccccttaCCAAACACAACATAATTTTCTCTCTCTCCCTCTTTCTCTTCAATTTGCCCCAAAacactgcaaaaaaaaaaaaaagagggataATTACCTTGTAGAAGTCAAGTGAGAGAAATAGAATCAAGAATTTTGCTGGAATCTTGAGCATTTTCTATTCTCTCTTTTGGATTTAGATTACAGAAGAGTCTTTTTCGAAGTGTATCGtgctgttttcttttcttttttgaattatttgCTCGTTGATTCGGTCAACGGCCGATATGTGTGTGATTTGTGATGTTCGTTTTAGACTGAATTGATGTTTCCGCGATTCGTCAAGTGGatgattgatgatgaatttggggatttagctCTTTGAAAACAAAAGTAggcaaaaatgaaggaaaatatGACGCAGCGATTGATTTCCTTTTGTTTATGGTTGATTTTCGTGTTTGATTTGGCTTTCAGAGTTGCAGGAAATGCCGAAGGTTTGTTATcactattttctctctttttttcctcttttattcatttatttttgttttccgaCTTTTTTAAAATGGAATTATTGTTTATAGGTCGAGATTAGAAGGTTTTCAGTTTAGTAGCTATTTGATTGGTTTACTAGTGGAATAAGGTTGACTGCTTGTTTCAAATTTCAATTAGCTTCAGTGTACTAATTGATTTGACTGTAGGCATAGTTGCACGCTTCTTAATGATTTTTCTTCGAAATTTTTGGATATAATTTACATTCTGATTCTCGATTTTGATACTCAGTTTGGTGTAGTAAACCAATGCTTTGTCTAATTGTCTTCACCGATGCCTGACGACTGTGAATTTTGTTTTCATGTGTTGGACCTTACAAGTTATGTTGAAGTTTTTGTCCTTCTCAATATTTCAGGGAGGTAGCAAGGAATCAAAATTAGGGATCAAGAAGCCTTAAGCTAGAAAATTGaagtatatataataatattgaaaactaGCAACTATAAatacttaacatatatttttataataatattcatGCTACAAGGAAAAgtaattatatgaaaattaagaatgtatatttatgaaaatatcaCGTAATTAATGTAGAAATAAGTTTTATGAGTACCAAATTGTACACAATTAGCGCTCCCCCCCCCCTTCCCCCGGAAACTGGTTTTATCATATGGCTTTATTTGCATTGGAGTTTTTCTGAAATGTTCTTTACCCTAATTCCTTTTTGAAGTCCCCCGCTGTTACAAATATGAGAAACACACTTCTTTGATTCACAAGTAGTTACAGTAATTAAGAAAGTTCTTCACGTTCCTATATTAGCTATATTTTATCCGAAGATATATATACTGGTTGATGTTTTGCAGCCTCCAATGATCCATTGCTTTGTTTTTTATGAAACAGGTGATGCTTTGAATGCATTGAAGACCAATATGGTTGACCCTAATAATGTGTTACAAAGTTGGGACCCAACCCTTGTTAATCCTTGCACATGGTTTCATGTTACATGTAATAGTGAAAATAGTGTAACAAGAGTGTAAGTTTATTTTTGCTACTGTCATTGTTGTAATTTGAGTTCCTAGTTTCACAATATTAAATGTTTGCCCTTTTGTGAATTTAGTGATCTTGGGAATGCAAATCTCACTGGTCAACTGGTTCCACAGCTCGGGTCACTTCCAAATTTGCAGTATTTGTAAGTTGATGATATTGAACTTGGTGAATACATGCTGCCCCAgattattgtaattattttaagcggaaaaagatgaataaataaaggaaaatcaGAGTACCTGCATGCATTGCCAAATAGTTAATTACATTCTCGATTGATTAGGACTCCCTTTAGATAATTTCCCGTGAGGTAGTTTTCATTTGGAAtcatttttcttaaattcatAACTGTgtaaaatcaaataaacaaaacTTTCTAGAATGCCTGATTTAAACTCAAAGTTTCAAGTACTCCTCAAGGGCACAAGGTGCACTCTAGATCTTAGAACCCCTATTCAAGGTGCAAGGACCTTGCTTGAGATTTTTGAGGTCACAACTTTATCTGGCGCTGTACCTTTGTGCTTGGTTCTGCGCCCTGACAACAATGCATCCACCCTAGGAAAAGTAGACATGGTTGTAAGCACTGATTTTccatgctcttttttttttctctgtttatttgtttttccATCTTAATCTTTAAGATGCTTGTATTCCATTGGATTTAGTTGCATGTTCCGTATAAAGTTACTTGGATATGTGCTATGATTGAACTTTTTTGTCCAAGAATtactaaatgaatttttttttttttaaataacaggGAGCTTTATAGTAATAACATATCTGGGACGATCCCAGACGAGCTGGGGAATTTGACGGAATTGGTGAGCTTGGATCTTTACTTGAATAAATTAACTGGAGACATCCCGACTACTCTGGGCCAGCTTAAAAAACTCCGTTTCTTGTACGAACTCATTTTACATTTTCATGTggctaattttatcaattttttttgtgTGCCCTTGCTTTTTAGAAATATTTGCTTAGTATTGTTGGAAGGTTATATGCATTGGGATATTGCTAGCTAAACTGGACATTTAAatggttttattattaaaaatgtgTATGCTTATTTATAGTTTAGGTAGTTATGAGAATTTCCTTCTCGTCCTATGCATGTTAAATGTCGGTATTAGTAGGTTGGGTCATACAGAGAGAGTAGATAGGAGGTAAGCCTATTGGGATAGTGAAAGCTATTTCGTATATGTTAATCCTTCCCTCCAACTCACTGAACATTTTAGCAATATGGATAAAGGATTCGTTTAGGTCTGTTTGGTTTGTATTTTTTCTATTATcttgtaaaaatgaaaaaacaaaaagtGTGTTTAGAGTCAAAAGCAAATTATGACTCATTTGGATGACAAAATGTGTGATTCTGCTTCTATAGAGAccaattatattataataattggtatcacaaattatgatgttgctttttatcttttgattttgcTTAACAGTTTCACAACTTTAGAGTTCTCAAAGAACTTATCAGCATGTGTCTTTACGGAATTCTACTAAATCTGAAGAAGGGATAATTGTGTATGGGTATAGACTTGGCTAATCATAATTGGACTAGGATTCCTAAAATTATTACATTGGGAATAAACACCTAGAACTACCATTGACAATGTCCTTTGCTTAGCACAGTGTGATGCCCGGTATGAAGGCTCAAATCAGGTTAGCACATGCTCTCATACCATCTAAAAGACCTACATCTAATGTCCACACTCTGGTTGAGTGGGTGGGAGTGTGATGCCCATCCTACATCAGATGTGAGTGTGATAGTTAAGATCCATATAAAGGTCGAAGTCCATCATTACTAGCAACTGGAGCATAAGCTTTTTACATCACATGGTTTTAGTCCACAAAAGTCACTGGACCAGTGGTGCTTTGAGTGAGATGAACCATATTGAAACAATTTCCCTGAGCAGTAGACTTTTTTGCTCTGGGCATCACACTGGGTAGGAGTGTGATGCCCACCCTACACCTGATGTGAGTGTGGTTGTTAAGATCCATATAAAGGTCAAATTCCATATTACTAGCAACTGGAGCATAAGCTTTTTACGTCACGTGGTTTTGGTCCATAAAGTCACTGGACTAGGGGTGCTTTGAGTGCGATGAACCAATCGCACCATTCTGAAACGGTTTCCCTGAGCAGTAGCCTTTTTTGCACACATCCCCGCCCCCCCACCCCCCTCTTttcccaaaaatatatatatgtatatatggtgcTAAACTGTTCCTTTATGCAAGATTTTTACCAGTTAAATATCTATCCATCTTACCCTTGTGCAACTTAATTGATGCTTTCACTTTCTGTGGATTAGGCGTCTCAACAACAACTCATTGGCAGGAACAATTCCTAGGTCCTTAACTACTATTGACACACTGCAAGTGCTGTGAGTGTTGTTAGAATTTTTCTCATCATTAGCTGTTTAAGCTTAGTGTCTAGAATAGGTTTAATGGAGTTGTATGTTATATTATGTGTGGTGCAGGGATCTTTCAAACAATGGCCTAGTAGGAGATGTTCCAGTTAATGGTTCCTTTTCACTATTCACTCCTATCAGGTTTCTCTGCTCTCTCATTTTGCTCCCACCTTCTTAACTCCTAACTCCTGATCCGACCCCCCTACTTGTTACCATTATTCATATTTAATACTCTCATGCCCTTCTCTCGATTTGGTGCATCTTTCTGTCTAACAGTTTTGCCAATAATAAACTCAATAATCCTCCACCTGCTCCACCACCTCCTATCCCACCTACACCTCCAGCTCAATCAGGTTTGTTCTCGAATTTATtgttattcttattcttattatttatcaCTGCTAACAAATCTAAAAAATGTGCCTAAATTTACGGcctccttatatatatatattatttctcgAGATATTCCTCGGAATTGTTGTATTGACAACTGGGTGTTACCACATCTCGGTAACACAAAGAATTGTTGTTGTTGATCTAGAACTCTCTTGCATCTATATCGTTTCTAAGAAGGAACCTTTTCAGATCTAAATCTGACGATGATGGGACTTAAGAGTGGGTTTTGGTTCCTTATTGAGCTAGAGTATTGTCTGATCCCCCAGTCCACAAGTTCACTCAATTTAAATGTTGCCTGCTGAATTGGTGTTTGTACCAGCTGAAAATGTTGATAACTATAATATTCTTAATACAGGTGTACTGactgtatataatatatattcttcATGCTGGCAGGTATTAGTTCCACTGGTGCTATTGCTGGAGGGGTTGCTGCTGGTGCTGCCCTGCTGTTTGCTGCCCCTGCAATTGTGCTTGCTTTGTGGCGAAAAAGGAAGGCACCGGATCATTTCTTTGATGTACCTGGTTAGAGATTTTTCAActtatagttttaattaatattattccTTTGTGTGTATGcattcactcttttttttttttttcctttatagcTGAGGAGGACCCAGAAGTTCATTTGGGGCAACTTAAAAGGTTTTCCTTGCGTGAACTGCAAGTGGCAACGGATaattttagcaacaaaaacatcCTGGGTAGAGGAGGTTTTGGTAAAGTTTATAAAGGTCGCTTAGCTGATGGTTCTCTAGTGGCAGTAAAAAGACTGAAAGAGGAGCGTACTCAAGGTGGAGAGCTGCAGTTCCAAACAGAAGTAGAAATGATAAGCATGGCTGTCCATAGGAATCTACTACGTCTTCGTGGATTTTGCATGACCCCTACAGAACGGCTGCTAGTCTACCCCTTTATGGTTAATGGTAGTGTTGCATCTTGTTTAAGAGGTACAAGATGTTGTCTCCTTGTTTATTTCTTTAGTCGTATCTTTCCTGTTTCTCCAATGCCTTCTCTATTATGTGTTGTTTTGGTTACCAGTTTATTTCCAACTTCAATTACTTTAGCTGTGAGAGCTTCAATTATCAATATCTGCTTTCTTGCTTCTTCACtgcaaaatgaaatttaaaataccaTCACATGTTATAATCTTGTTTTAAGACATTGTCTTTCGTttgataaatttacattttgcTAAGTGCGGGTTGTCATAAAATCCAAGTGGAATATTTTGAGAAATTCATGCAATCCACTCTACTTGTTAGAATGGACCATATATTGATCTGATTTTTACATTCTCTAGAGCGTTCGGAGTCTCAACCAGCACTTGATTGGGCTATAAGGAAACGGATTGCACTCGGAGCTGCAAGGGGGCTCGCATATTTGCATGATCATTGTGACCCTAAGATTATCCACCGTGATGTGAAGGCTGCAAACATATTGTTGGATGAAGAATTTGAAGCAGTTGTCGGTGACTTTGGGCTTGCTAAACTGATGGACTACAAAGATACTCATGTCACAACTGCTGTTCGTGGCACAATTGGTCATATAGCTCCCGAGTACCTATCAACTGGAAAATCATCAGAGAAAACTGATGTTTTCGGTTATGGTGTTATGCTTCTCGAACTCATTACAGGACAGAGGGCTTTTGATCTTGCTCGGCTTGCAAATGATGATGATGTCATGTTGCTTGATTGGGTACGTTCCATCTTCCTATTATGCATGTCTTCAAAGTTCGATTCTTTCCGTTCTTGTCTGGCGTTGGAATTATTTAATTCTGGCTCCACTTGGTTGGCTGAAAACATTAAACTAAGTATATAGCAGAACCACCATTATAGTGCCAAGGcttaactttatttttccctgtaAGGTGAACGCAAAAGCAGAAAAATAGACTTGAAACTTGACAACATTTTCCCTgcaagatgaagatgaagataaaGGTGGAAAAAggaatatatacacatatatagaGAAACAGTTGTTAAAATTTGTTGATATGGCTGATaaaatcttttcctttttaacttGTTAGGAATCAAGATGAATGGGATTCCTTTACCCTTTCTGATCATTAGTTTTGTGTATGATAAGAAATCATGTCTTGGGGGATGACCTTCCAAATGCATATAAAAGATTGAACTTTTTTGTCCCACAGCTGAGTTTAGGCTGTAATTATACGAAGTGCAAATGGTTCTTGTTTCTGTTTTGGTAAAGTTGATGGCAATGCTGAAATTTCAGGTAAAAGGACTTCTAAAAGAAAGGAAGTTGGAAACGCTGGTGGATTCAGATCTGAATGGTAATTACATAGACGAAGAAGTGGAGCAGCTAATCCAGGTGGCTCTGTTGTGCACTCAAGGTACCCCAATGGAACGACCGAAGATGTCTGAAGTGGTTAGGATGCTGGAAGGTGACGGGTTGGCTGAGAGATGGGAAGAGTGGCAGAAAGAGGAAATGGTTCGTCAAGAGTTCAACCAAGCCCACCACTACAGCCACCACCAACCCAATGCTAATTGGATTATTGCCGACTCAACATCACACATCCCTCCAGATGAATTATCTGGTCCTAGATGACCCACTCGCTGCAAAAATGCAATTACAAAGGGTCTTCTCCAACACTTTGTTCTGTTGTTTTGGACTCCTCATTGTTCACATTTGTGCATATAGTTCCTTTTTTCGCCCCCTCCCCCCATTGATCCTGTTGTAATCTATATTTACTTGTACGGAGTTTACTCTTGGCTTTGTAACTTTTATAGGGTTGCCTTGCCAACTGAAGAGTCAAGAAAACATTATTAGGTGTGCTAGCAAAAAAACAAAGTACAAACCCCCCCATGTTTTTGTGTACTGAAAACGTTAGTAAAGACTGTTTACATGAATAAAAACAGTAAAAATCCATTCACCACACAACTTTTTTTTCCTCCCATcatttcttaatattatttacTGGGACAAAATTCAATATCTACAATAGGGTCTATAAAAAGTCTGATGTATCTATTTAACACGATATCTGTACAGGGATATACAGATCAATGTTAACATCTCTGCTTGTGAGGATCCAATATTTGATTGATTCAGAAGCATAAAAGAATCGGTTTAAATAGCAGGGAAACACACGCCAAGCTTAAATACTAATGGCATTAAGAACAGAGGAGACCTAGTAAATATATACCTCTGGGAGatggatgaaaaaaaaatgtatgcCTTTGCCGTTGTAATAGGGAAACCACCATAATTGAAAGTGCTGCACGGCCTAGACTGACTACACCTGCATATGGCCTGAGATGAGATCACATTTTGATAAATTGTCAGCTTAATATGGGAGAAAAGGAACTTATAGAACAAGCTCACAGCCAAAATTCCATTTTGATCTCCTTTATAAGTTACTAATGCCTCACTAAACCCGAGGAGTGGAATTGAAGGCaattgaattaatattttaagGATTTAGTTAATAACTTTCATCAGTAAATGAACCATCCAAATGACATACAGATAAAGCCAACACCTAAACACCAGAATTAGCATAATAAACAAGCACCAAAAACTTCCTTAGCTAGATAAGTACCAACACCAAATAACTCGAGCATTGGCTTTTAAAATTATCAGGACCCATAAAACCCCAACACCTTTATTTTCTAAAGACGAAAAAGTATGCTGCACTTTCAATTTGGTATTATTTTCACATACAACATTTAGAAAACTTGAAAAGAATTAGTTTCAGTCAATAGCCACCCCAATAAATTATAATGGGAACTTGCATAAACAAAAAGTTCTGCTAAAACTCAGGATGTTACATATgccttgaaaaaataaaaattggaatgATCTTTGCACAATTGGGAGAAAATGAAGATATTAACAGATAATAGAGAATGGTGTATATAAGCAGAACTCAGAAAGGGCCTATTGAGCTAGCTCACTAGGCATTGTTACTGTTGCAACAACTAGGTAGATGTGGTTTTGAGCGCACTTAAGCGTGTATTATCTTCTAATTTATGGGTTTGACAGTTATGAGTAGTAATAGGAATTGTATAAAAAAACACAAAGCCCAAAACGGAATTGATGAAAGCAACTATATAGTGCTATCATACAAAAGACATTTGGTGCTGAAATTAGTTCACTGACATAAGAAGTCTTAAGAGCATAAGACATGTATCCCCAAACAAGTTGACATTGTTCTCCCTAATTTCAAAAGGACCAAAGAATGAGAATGATCCTCCAAAGTGTTGATGGAATACCTGTATCATGCTTTATAAATGTCATATATTTCTGGCAAGAGTTCAAATTGTTCACCATTGATAAAAGATCAAAACCTCGTGAAGGACTTTGGCATTCCATAACTTCCCACAATCTTTTATACAAACAAAGTTGGCATGCTGTATGCAGTCATTAAATCATATGCAAAACAAGAGAAATCAAAGAAAACCCACTAATGTCAACAACTGACAATTGCCTGTGAGATTAGTTACCAACGGGTGGCCTTTAAGCTACCACCGCAATAAAGTGTAAAATTGAAGTATCCGTAAATCCAATTCATCCAATTTATCATAAATGTGTTTAGCATATTTCCAAGCAgaatattttactaatatttggACCTCATAAGAAAATGACAAAGCTaggaattaaatgttaaaaataaaggCACAAATCAAAGCAGAGTACCATTATGATAAATAGGTTTTGATGCAGACCAAGAAGCCTTGCAGATCTGGGACGGCTGCAAACACCTCTTGTGCTCTGTTTGTATTtgaaaggaagaaaataaaacCTTAGAATCAAAGCATAaggcaaaataaaaatatataaatgccATTTCgggaaaaaagaaaacaaatcatCAGTAACATGGTGATACTTTTTAGGTCCATGAAATATTTGGTGTTAAGTTGTGAAGATCCAAGCTTTATATGGCAAATAAATTACTACAACTACCACGAGGTAGTTATGCAGGTCACCAAAAAATAGATGGCGTGGTGACATTGATTATTCCGCAGATGAGACAGCTATCTATTGGAGGACCCTTGATTTCATGtcattttattcctttatttccaaTGCAATGAAAATGACAAACACGAAATAATCACTGCAAATAACTCTGCTTAAATATACAACTAGAATAGAGAGTTAGCGTGAACTGAGATATATGGACCTAGAAAATAACAAAACCTTACATGCAGATGCGATAAGTTGAAGATTTTTCAAATTTCTATCTAATGTGCCAACAACCGTCGTGAGAGGATGCTTCACCATAAGTAGGAAATTCATGTAAAAAGAAAATGCCTTCCTTACCCCTTCTTTTTCGTACCAACCAAATAAAACCTAAGAGTGtgattgaaaaagaaatcaatataTCAGCATAAAGAAAAGGCCATATAAGTTATAACAGAGTTCCAGAGGAAATAGCCCCTTACTAATCAACAAGTGGAAAACTTTCAGAAGCAT
Protein-coding sequences here:
- the LOC107899575 gene encoding BRASSINOSTEROID INSENSITIVE 1-associated receptor kinase 1-like precursor, whose translation is MKENMTQRLISFCLWLIFVFDLAFRVAGNAEGDALNALKTNMVDPNNVLQSWDPTLVNPCTWFHVTCNSENSVTRVDLGNANLTGQLVPQLGSLPNLQYLELYSNNISGTIPDELGNLTELVSLDLYLNKLTGDIPTTLGQLKKLRFLRLNNNSLAGTIPRSLTTIDTLQVLDLSNNGLVGDVPVNGSFSLFTPISFANNKLNNPPPAPPPPIPPTPPAQSGISSTGAIAGGVAAGAALLFAAPAIVLALWRKRKAPDHFFDVPAEEDPEVHLGQLKRFSLRELQVATDNFSNKNILGRGGFGKVYKGRLADGSLVAVKRLKEERTQGGELQFQTEVEMISMAVHRNLLRLRGFCMTPTERLLVYPFMVNGSVASCLRERSESQPALDWAIRKRIALGAARGLAYLHDHCDPKIIHRDVKAANILLDEEFEAVVGDFGLAKLMDYKDTHVTTAVRGTIGHIAPEYLSTGKSSEKTDVFGYGVMLLELITGQRAFDLARLANDDDVMLLDWVKGLLKERKLETLVDSDLNGNYIDEEVEQLIQVALLCTQGTPMERPKMSEVVRMLEGDGLAERWEEWQKEEMVRQEFNQAHHYSHHQPNANWIIADSTSHIPPDELSGPR